AAGCTAAACAATTAAAACAGCGAGCATTAAATTCTAAAAAACAAGCTATAAGGGATAAAGGTAAAAAAGGTAAATAGGCTTAAAGTATATATTATTAATGAATACTTAAACAGCCGGTTTTGTAGCAACTATTTCCAGATTATGATCATATAAAATCACACTACCATTTTGATTAACAGGGAATTTTGATATATAAACATCGACAATTTCATTAACAAACTTATCTGCCTCTAAGCTATTAATACTTTTTAAATAATGATAATAAGGTAGCCAGCTTTTTATTTGCATCTTTAATTGTGCGGTATTATTTAAAAAATTTTTATCTTCTACATTACGGATACTGACTATTTGAAAGTTATTTTTTTCGAGCAATGCAGCATATTCCCCTACCGTAAAACGTTTCATATGACTTTTAAAATTAGCAAAATAAGCTTTCCACTTTGCACTTTTAACCAATCTGTCAGCTATATCCTGAACAGGATCTCCCCCTTTTGAGGCTAATCTCAAATAACAAATACCGTTCGGCTTAAGAGCAGTGAACATTCCTTTTAAAACTTTATCGTTATTTGATATCCAATGTAGTACTGAAAAAGAAGTTATGATATCAAACTTTTCTTTATGCGAATTATAAAAATTAGCATCACCGGCGAATTTATTTAGGAAGCTTAAGTTTTTTATATATTTATAATCTTGCTTAGCTGTGTTAACTACAGCCTCATCGCTATCAATTCCGACTACATCCCCCTGCGGCACATAGTTTGCCATCATAGCAGTAATATTTCCGACCCCCGAACCAATATCTAAAATAGATTCACCCCCTTGAAAAATATAATCTTGAAAAAAGAATTTTGTTGCCCAGCTTTGTTGCAGAAGCGCATTTTCCGCATAATTATCCGCATACCAACGCTTTGATGCACCTGCAAATGCGTTTAAGCTGCTTAGAATTAATAATAAGAAAAAAATTTTTTTCATATATGAAATTGAAATTTCTTATTGCTCATTTTTATAATTATTATTGAGCAATGTAAATAAAATTATTCTGATATAAATATCGGATATATAGTATTCATTACATTACTACAAGCAATCCCTACTGCAGCAACAGTATAATCTTTTGCACCAAACAATTTTGCAACACTTTTACTGAAAACCTTAGCCCAAGCATTCCAACTGAAGCGCTTGCCTGACTCTAGGGTAAGATTATCTTCAAACAAAATATTTTTAATTAGATTAGCTGCAATCTCAGAATCAAATGAGGAATCAGTAGCAAGTTTAACCGCTTCTTTTAACCCTCTACCGGAAAAGTTTTTTAAATGGAATTTAGCTTGATACTTAAAGTCTGCTTGTAATTTCTCACTTATAAGCATGTTTTCAGCTTCTTCATTGCAGGTTACGGAGTTTTCTAAATTTAAAGTTTCAGATATATTTTCTTCAAGTGTGTTTTCTAAGTAGCTATATGCACTTGAGATTAGCGGCATACCTAAGCTGGTAATAATTTTCGCCGAACTGAAATAAATAGAATCATTTTTACTCCACCCGCTATAGAATAAAACTTTTTCAGTCACAAAGCAGCTATATATACCGGAAAAAACCTTTACCGCATTATTATTAACAAAATTTCCGATTTCACCTATCACTCCATCAAAACATTCGGAAGCTATATACCCTACACCTGATATAATTAACGCTGAAGCAGTCAGATTTATAATGTTAGGGTTTATATATTTATAACTTAAAGCGAGTACTGAAATTGAAGCTAGAAACAGCGTTGCGTTATATAGCTTTGTTGCCCACGGGTCATAATTATAAGCTTCACCGGTTGCCTCTTCGCTTTCTTCTCCAAAGGTCAAATATGTAGGAATATTATTTAAAAGCCCATCGCTAAACCGGTTATTATAAAGGTTACTTAATTCATCCCCATAAATTGGTTGGGTACCATTTGAACTTATTAAATTTTTTAAATTAAAAAATGAGCCGATATCATCATATTGAACATTTAATATATCATTATAATATTGATAATTAGGGCAATAACTACTACTTAAAGCTAAAAGAAACAGATCTACAGATACATCATATTCACTAATTAAGTCCATGATTAATTACCCTTTCCCCTTATATATTTAAAGTATGTCATAATTAATTAAATTATGCACCAATGTTTTCTTAAGATAAATTGTGCCGATATTATCAGTAAAAAACAATATCAGCAATAGAAAACATTGTTTATATATCAAGCAATATATACGTTAATTTAAAGTTTTTAAAATATTTGTTACAGTATGCATAATCTGTTCTCCTACCACCTTAGAACTATACTTCGTTTTAACTAAATTTAAACCTTCTCTAGCTAGGTTGATTGCAAGCTCTTTATTCTTAATTAAAAGCTCAATCTTATCGGCTAAGCTTTGAGGATTATCATTTTCTGCAAACAATCCGTTTAGTCGGTCGGTAATAATATTGCTCGGTCCTTCGGTTTTAGTTGAAATGACCGGTCTTGAATATTTAAATGCTTCTAAGATTACTATTCCAAAGGGCTCATGCAAAGAAGGAAGACAAAAGATATCTATATTTTTATAAAAGCTTTCCTTATCTTCCACCCATCCTATAATTTTTACTTTATCAGATAGTTGTAGAGTCCTAACCATCTTTTCCAAATTTTCTCTTTCTTCACCCTCACCTCCTATGATAGCTTTAAACTCAACTTTTTTTTGCTCTAATATTGATAAAGCTTTTAGAAATATATCAAAACCTTTTTTCTTTACAAACCTGCCGACCGTACCAATTATCGGAGGGTTATAAAATTGAGGAGCTATAAACTGAATATCATCATTAATTTCAATCATGTTGGGTATAGTAAATACATTTTTATAGCCCATTTGTTTGATTTTTACATTTAAGTCATCTGCAACAGTGATTATAGCCTTGCTTTTAAATAATTGTTTAAAACTATAATTATGACATAGTGAGATAATCGGAACGTTATTTGCAGCGAATTGAAGTATTCTTGCTGCTCTATTACCATGTGTAATAATGCAATCAGGCTTTTCAGCCTTTATAATTTTTTTAAGCCTAATAATAGTAAAAGGGTCATATTTTGAGAAATTTGAAACAGGATAAAAATCTTCTTTTAAGTATTTTTTAATTTCCGCATTCTTGTTAATAATTTGAACGACTTTACAGCCGACTTGAGTAAGAGCATTAGTATAATCTAAAAAAGCTTGCTCAATTCCGCCAAGCCCTTTACCCAACATTGCGTTTAAAATTTTCATTTGGTTATTTTATATTCTGAGATATTTAATTACCAAATTAGCATCTAATTAAAAATATGAGAAGTTTTTGTTTGCTGGTTAAGTAATAATAGTATGCTTATAAATTTTCTGTTTGTTGATTCTTAAATTTCAAAGCTATTAGGTATACTTCTGATGAATCATCATAGCTCGCATCCGGCTTAAAGTATTTTACTGTCTGAAAATGTTTTTTTGCTTCATCAAGGAGGAATTTTTCTTCCTTACCTTTTAAAAGTTTAGCAACAAAGCATCCACCCTTATTTAATTTTTTAAATGCAAACTCTAAAGCAAACCCCACCAGCTCAACTAATCTTAAGTGATCAATCTGCCTATCACCGCAGGCATTAGCCGCCATGTCGGAGAGCACGACATCAACTTTATCAGGTAAAGCTCCTTGGAATTCATTATTGTCAATTAGCTCTAAAAAATCACCTTCAATTAAAAGCACCCCTTCTACCGGCTTGATTTCTTTTAAATCTATCCCAATTATTTTTGCTTTATTCGCCTTTTCTTTTGCGATCTGCAGCCACCCGCCCGGAGCTGCTCCCAGATCTATTATGCACTTTACATTATTTAAAATTTTGAATTTTTCATCTATTTCAAGTAATTTAAATGCAGCTCTTGATCTATATCCTTTCTTCTTGCAAAGGTTCACGTAAGGATCATTTATATGGCGTTGCAACCAATTAATCGAACCGATTTTTCTTCCCTTGGCTGTTTTAAGTTTTTGTTTTGTATTTCTAAAGCTTTTATCTTTCAAGTTATACTACCATTATTTCATTCTGGTATTATATGCGCTTATCGTTTAAACCTCAATCTCTGCTTTTGTAAAAATTAGAATACCAAAAAATAATTTATCAAAAAATCTTTAAATATATTATTTTTTTAAATGCAGCCCAATTAAAGCTCAGAAAATAAAAGTAAATTAATAGTTATTAAAATCCATTTGATTTAAAGTACTCATTAAAGCGTGTATACTAAATAAAGCTATTACATTATTTTTATGAGCTTCCGCATTCTTAATCTTAGCAGCAAATAACTCATTTTCGGCATCCAATATATCAAGTGTTGTTTTAGTGCCGACCTTAGCTTCTTCTTCTGTACCGAATAATGCATTTTGCGCTGCAACTACAGCTTTTGCCGAAGATTCAATAACTGCTTTAGTAGTATAATATTCGCTCCATGCCTGTATAACTTTTTGAGTAACCCCAGTAATCGTGGCCTCATGCAGGTGTTGTGCTCTACGCTCTTGGTATTTACTACTCCTAATATCCGCATATTCAGCTCCGCCTTGGAAAATAGGAACCTTAACTTGTACACCGTAAGTATCCCCATCGCTTCTGGCAATTTTGAGGTCATCATTTCGATTAAACTGAGCAAATGCATTCACTTTAGGAGAAAGTGCGGAGAATGCTTTTTGTTTTTGATTTTTAGCAGCGTATGCATCGCTTTTTGTTTTCTGAATATTAGAATTTTTTTGTATAGCCGCTTCCATAAATTGCTCAAGATTAGCCGGTATACTCATTTTTTCTAATTTGATCGGTTCCATATTAGCAGGAACCGGATCCCCAGTTATGGCAGTAAAATTAGCTTCCGCAGCAATCACCGCACCTTTTGCCTGCTCTTTATCCGAGATTGCAGCGGCAAGCCTTGAAGTAGCTAAAGAAACATCGGTGATAGTTGCTTCTCCCAACTCTAACTTAGCTTGGGTTGCCTTTAAGTGGTTGCTTATTGCTTCTTCTTTTTTAATGCTTAAATTATAGAGCTCTCGCTTAGTAAGCAGGTCTTCATAAGCATTAATAGTACTTAAAATTATCTTTTCTTTAGTATTTAGCAGATTGGCTTGAGCAGAATTAATCGAGTTTTTTGCGTAATTTAAATCAAATAAAGTGCTTCCGCCACTGAATAAAGGCTGTACAACATTAAGAGATAATTCACTTCTATTCGGATTTTGTACCCTATTCTTATATGCTTGCGACTTATAATCCGTGTTAGTAAAATTACTTTCAGCATTAATGTTGGGCATAACTCCGGCAAAGGCTTTATACTTTAGGGATTTAGTAGATTGCAAATCATCTCTACTTGCTTTAATATCCAGATTGTTAGCCCTTGAAGCCCTTATTGCATCCGCTATAGAATATGCATTAGATACATAGGGTATAGTAAATGAACTAAATCCTATCAAAAAAGCCATTTTCTTTAAAATGTTATTCATAATCAAAGCTTCCTCCCATATTTTAAGCAACTTTAATTTTTTGTAAATTTGCTAATTGTTCAGGCAATTGGTATGCCCATTTAGTTACATTCCCGGCACCTAGAAAAATTATCAGGTCATTTGGTTGTATGGTGCTTTTCAGTATTGATGCTATTTGGTTATGATCAGGTAATAAGTAAACTTCCTGACCGGTAGTTTTTTTGATATTTTGTACTAGTGCTTGAGAGTCAATTCCATTTATAGGTTCTTCACCCGCAGGATAGACTTCCGATATATACAAAGTATCGGCTTCTTTAAAGCAAGCACTAAACTCATCCATTAAATCTTTCAGCCTTGAATACCTGTGCGGCTGAGCAATTGCTATCACTTTAGAACCCTTGTCATCGGCAATTTTACGGGCAGTTTTTAACGTAGCCTTAATTTCTATAGGATGATGCGCATAATCATCAATAATAGAAATGCCGTTTATTTCCGCAACCTTAGTGAATCTTCTTTTTACACCTTGAAAAGTACTTAACCCTTTTTGGATTAACTCTTTGCTGATGTTAAGCTTTAAAGCAACAGCCACTGCTGCTAATGAGTTAAGTAAATTATGCTCTCCCGAGATACTGAGTTTAATATCTTTAATCTCGTTAAAATCAATCTTTAAGTGTTTCTGTAAAGTTTCCGATATTTTGACATCAAATGTTATCTTTTCAAGCGCTTGATTAATATTTACAGCCACTAAATCAGCATTCTTATTATTAATACCATATGAAACGATTAACCGATTAGTAACTCTTGCAGCGATCTCCCTTACTGTTTCATGGTCAAAACAAAGCACTCCGAAACCATAAAAAGGCAAGTTTTCAATAAATTTAAAATATGCATCTTTTGCATTTTCAAAACTACCGTAATAATCTAAATGCTCGGGATCTATATTAGTTACAACTGCAACAAAAGCAGGGATACTGATAAACGTACCATCCGATTCATCTGCTTCAGCTACCAGGAATTTGCCTGAACCTAATCTGGCATTAGTACCAAGTTCGTTAATTATACCGCCGTTAATTACAGTTGGGTTTAGACCCGCTTCTTCGAGCATTTTAGCTACCAAGGAAGTAGTAGTAGTTTTTCCGTGAGTTCCGGAAACTGCTATACAATGCTTAAACCTCATAATTTCAGCTAACATTTCCGAACGTTTAATAATCGGTATATTAAGATTTTTTGCCGCAATTATCTCCGGATTAAATGGATTAATCGCAGTTGACCTAACTATAATCGCAGCATCTTTAACGTTTTCTTCTTTGTGTCCGATAAATATGGTTATACCTAATTTTTCCAGACGCTCGGTTACATAGGAATCGCTTATATCCGAGCCCTGCACTTGATAGCCGAGATTTTTTAATATCTCCGCCATTCCGCTCATACCTATACCGCCGATCCCTATAAAATGGATGATACCTACCTCAATCGGGGATATACTATATAGCTGGCTATTCATAACTCCGTTTACCATATTTTACTGATTATTCTCTTAGTGATTGAGGGTTGCGGTTCATTGATATTGGATTCAAGTAAATTATAAGCTTTACTATACCATTTATTGTTCGGATAGTTATACCCGAGCACGGATACATATTTCTTTGCTTGGTCAATTGCACCGAGCGAATAATAAATTTCCGTCATCCTGTAAAGTGCTTCAGGCACGAATATGGTTGTATCGTACTCACTAACCACTACTTTAAACCGGTTTAAAGCTGCAATTAAATTACCTTTATGTAAATAAGATAAACCGATATTCATCTCTTTACCCGCCAGTTGATTAAATGCTAAATCAATTTTTAGTTTAGCATCATTGGCATATTCGGAATCCGGAAAACGGGTAACCACTTCTTCTAATGCCTCTAAAGCTTCTCTTGTCAGCTGTTGATCCCTTCCGATATCAACTATCTGATCATAATAGCATAGCGCTTTTAAATAATACATGTATGCAACACTATGATGACTCGGATACTGCTTTAAGAAATCTTCAACGGTAAATATGGCATCATCGAATTCATCATCCAAATAGAAGCTATAAGCTTTTTTTACTGTTGCTTCAGGAGCAAGCGGTGAGGCCGGGTGCTCTCTTTCTATAGTCTCAAAGCTTTTTATCGCTGATTTATATTTGCTTTCTTTTATTGCCAGGTTCCCTTCACTATAAAGTTCGGAGGGATTATGTGAAACTTTATTATCCGCATCTTTTTTACTCGAATTACAAGCACTAAGAAAAGCGATTAAAGATATCGTTAGTAGATGTTTATTAAATTTTTTCATGAAAGTCTGCATACTTTTGATTTCTCTATAACAAAACTATTGCTGTCTTTCAACTAACATTTCTTTAATTTTTGAAATAGCTTTCGCCGGGTTCAAACCTTTAGGACAAGTTTTGGTGCAATTCATAATGGTGTGACACCTGTAAAGCTTGAAAGAATCTTCTAAATCATCCAGCCTTTCTCCGGTAAATTCATCTCGACTGTCGATTATCCATCGGTAAGTTTGCAACAATATTGCCGGGCCTAAATATTTATCACCGTTCCACCAATAACTCGGGCAGCTGGTTGAACAGCAAGCACATAATATGCATTCATATAAACCATCAAGTTTTTCTCTGTCTTCCGGCGATTGTAGCCTCTCCTTACCTGAAGCTCCGTCCTGCTCAGTCTTTAACCACGGCTCAACCGATCTAAGCTGCGCATAAAAATGCGTAAGATCCGGGATTAAATCTTTTACAACCGGCATATGCGGCAGAGGATAAATTTTTACATCACCTTTAACATCGCATATTGCTTTTGTGCACGCTAAAGTATTAGTACCGTCAATGTTCATTGCGCAACTACCGCAGATACCTTCTCTGCATGATCTCCTGAATGTAAGAGTGCTGTCTACTTCATCTTTAATTTTTATTAAAGCATCCAAGACCATAGGACCGCAATTATCTAAATCAATATGATAAGTATCAACCTGCGGATCTTTATCTTCATCCGGATTATAGCGATAAATATTAAATTTCTTAGTTTGTTTACCGGCAGCTTCTAAATTATGCTCTTTACCTTTTTGAACTTTGAAATTTTTTAAAGGTTTTGATTCACTCATATTAACAATAAAATATTGATCCTAAATACATAATTACAAATCTTGGATAGAACTTCAAGATAAAGCTTTATAAAAATGTTTAATAATTTAATACTTAACTGATTTATAACCACATCAATCAATTTCATCCAAGGCATTTAAAGCCTTTATTATATCTATAAATAAGGAAATTTTTATTTCAGTAAAATTTATTTTAGATACCTTATATTAAAAAAATATTGTTTATAGCTAATGACCTTGTTACTATCTAAAGAGTATGTAATGGTTGAATAATAAAATTTAGAGTTTAAATTCAACATAAGCACAAAATATTTAAAATATAAGGGAGAGAATAATGCAAGCCTCAGGGTTGAATTATATTAACAAAAACTTTTTAGTTAAGATTATTATGGTAATAATGCTG
The endosymbiont of Acanthamoeba sp. UWC8 DNA segment above includes these coding regions:
- a CDS encoding RlmE family RNA methyltransferase yields the protein MKDKSFRNTKQKLKTAKGRKIGSINWLQRHINDPYVNLCKKKGYRSRAAFKLLEIDEKFKILNNVKCIIDLGAAPGGWLQIAKEKANKAKIIGIDLKEIKPVEGVLLIEGDFLELIDNNEFQGALPDKVDVVLSDMAANACGDRQIDHLRLVELVGFALEFAFKKLNKGGCFVAKLLKGKEEKFLLDEAKKHFQTVKYFKPDASYDDSSEVYLIALKFKNQQTENL
- a CDS encoding TolC family outer membrane protein, which translates into the protein MNNILKKMAFLIGFSSFTIPYVSNAYSIADAIRASRANNLDIKASRDDLQSTKSLKYKAFAGVMPNINAESNFTNTDYKSQAYKNRVQNPNRSELSLNVVQPLFSGGSTLFDLNYAKNSINSAQANLLNTKEKIILSTINAYEDLLTKRELYNLSIKKEEAISNHLKATQAKLELGEATITDVSLATSRLAAAISDKEQAKGAVIAAEANFTAITGDPVPANMEPIKLEKMSIPANLEQFMEAAIQKNSNIQKTKSDAYAAKNQKQKAFSALSPKVNAFAQFNRNDDLKIARSDGDTYGVQVKVPIFQGGAEYADIRSSKYQERRAQHLHEATITGVTQKVIQAWSEYYTTKAVIESSAKAVVAAQNALFGTEEEAKVGTKTTLDILDAENELFAAKIKNAEAHKNNVIALFSIHALMSTLNQMDFNNY
- a CDS encoding succinate dehydrogenase iron-sulfur subunit, giving the protein MSESKPLKNFKVQKGKEHNLEAAGKQTKKFNIYRYNPDEDKDPQVDTYHIDLDNCGPMVLDALIKIKDEVDSTLTFRRSCREGICGSCAMNIDGTNTLACTKAICDVKGDVKIYPLPHMPVVKDLIPDLTHFYAQLRSVEPWLKTEQDGASGKERLQSPEDREKLDGLYECILCACCSTSCPSYWWNGDKYLGPAILLQTYRWIIDSRDEFTGERLDDLEDSFKLYRCHTIMNCTKTCPKGLNPAKAISKIKEMLVERQQ
- a CDS encoding outer membrane protein assembly factor BamD, whose amino-acid sequence is MKKFNKHLLTISLIAFLSACNSSKKDADNKVSHNPSELYSEGNLAIKESKYKSAIKSFETIEREHPASPLAPEATVKKAYSFYLDDEFDDAIFTVEDFLKQYPSHHSVAYMYYLKALCYYDQIVDIGRDQQLTREALEALEEVVTRFPDSEYANDAKLKIDLAFNQLAGKEMNIGLSYLHKGNLIAALNRFKVVVSEYDTTIFVPEALYRMTEIYYSLGAIDQAKKYVSVLGYNYPNNKWYSKAYNLLESNINEPQPSITKRIISKIW
- the murC gene encoding UDP-N-acetylmuramate--L-alanine ligase; the protein is MVNGVMNSQLYSISPIEVGIIHFIGIGGIGMSGMAEILKNLGYQVQGSDISDSYVTERLEKLGITIFIGHKEENVKDAAIIVRSTAINPFNPEIIAAKNLNIPIIKRSEMLAEIMRFKHCIAVSGTHGKTTTTSLVAKMLEEAGLNPTVINGGIINELGTNARLGSGKFLVAEADESDGTFISIPAFVAVVTNIDPEHLDYYGSFENAKDAYFKFIENLPFYGFGVLCFDHETVREIAARVTNRLIVSYGINNKNADLVAVNINQALEKITFDVKISETLQKHLKIDFNEIKDIKLSISGEHNLLNSLAAVAVALKLNISKELIQKGLSTFQGVKRRFTKVAEINGISIIDDYAHHPIEIKATLKTARKIADDKGSKVIAIAQPHRYSRLKDLMDEFSACFKEADTLYISEVYPAGEEPINGIDSQALVQNIKKTTGQEVYLLPDHNQIASILKSTIQPNDLIIFLGAGNVTKWAYQLPEQLANLQKIKVA
- a CDS encoding class I SAM-dependent methyltransferase: MKKIFFLLLILSSLNAFAGASKRWYADNYAENALLQQSWATKFFFQDYIFQGGESILDIGSGVGNITAMMANYVPQGDVVGIDSDEAVVNTAKQDYKYIKNLSFLNKFAGDANFYNSHKEKFDIITSFSVLHWISNNDKVLKGMFTALKPNGICYLRLASKGGDPVQDIADRLVKSAKWKAYFANFKSHMKRFTVGEYAALLEKNNFQIVSIRNVEDKNFLNNTAQLKMQIKSWLPYYHYLKSINSLEADKFVNEIVDVYISKFPVNQNGSVILYDHNLEIVATKPAV
- a CDS encoding glycosyltransferase family 4 protein, which produces MKILNAMLGKGLGGIEQAFLDYTNALTQVGCKVVQIINKNAEIKKYLKEDFYPVSNFSKYDPFTIIRLKKIIKAEKPDCIITHGNRAARILQFAANNVPIISLCHNYSFKQLFKSKAIITVADDLNVKIKQMGYKNVFTIPNMIEINDDIQFIAPQFYNPPIIGTVGRFVKKKGFDIFLKALSILEQKKVEFKAIIGGEGEERENLEKMVRTLQLSDKVKIIGWVEDKESFYKNIDIFCLPSLHEPFGIVILEAFKYSRPVISTKTEGPSNIITDRLNGLFAENDNPQSLADKIELLIKNKELAINLAREGLNLVKTKYSSKVVGEQIMHTVTNILKTLN